One stretch of Enterobacter sp. RHBSTW-00994 DNA includes these proteins:
- the citF gene encoding citrate lyase subunit alpha, whose amino-acid sequence MNQTELLHVNFPHLRDLKPFDTAHSATPWLDNLEEKHTRKLCESLEQAVVRSGLQDGMTISFHHAFREGDRVINSVVAKLAQMGFKNLTLASSSLMTCNDALIEHIQSGVITRIYTSGMRGKLADAISHGLMDEPVQIHSHGGRVKLLQDGELKIDVAFLGVPCSDEFGNANGTHGKSCCGSLGYAMVDAHFARKVVLLTEELVPFPNMPASLVQDQVDFIVQVESVGDPAKISVGAARVTSNPRELMIARYAADVIEHSGYFKPGFSMQTGSGAAATACTRFMEEKMERSGVKARFALGGITGGLVDLHEKGLIEKLLDTQCFDGQAAASLARNPNHVEISTNVYANPGSKAASCDQLDVVILSALEIDVDFNVNVITGSDGVMRGASGGHCDVAAAANLTIVVAPLLRSRIPTVVKRVTTRLTPGESIDVLVTDHGIAVNPARPEIRERLVDAGLKVVDIDVLFARAISLTGEPKPIEFTDKIVGVIRYRDGSVIDTVRQVKE is encoded by the coding sequence ATGAATCAGACAGAACTTCTCCATGTGAACTTTCCCCATCTGCGGGATTTAAAACCCTTTGACACCGCCCACAGCGCCACGCCATGGCTGGATAATCTGGAAGAGAAACACACCCGCAAGCTGTGTGAATCGCTTGAGCAGGCGGTTGTACGCAGTGGTTTGCAGGATGGCATGACCATTTCATTTCACCATGCGTTTCGTGAAGGTGACCGGGTGATCAACTCCGTGGTGGCGAAGCTTGCGCAGATGGGGTTCAAAAACCTGACGCTGGCTTCCAGCTCGCTGATGACCTGCAATGATGCGCTGATCGAACATATTCAGAGCGGTGTTATCACGCGGATCTACACCTCTGGCATGCGCGGCAAACTGGCGGACGCCATTTCGCACGGGCTGATGGATGAGCCTGTGCAAATTCACTCCCACGGTGGGCGCGTGAAGCTTCTCCAGGATGGCGAACTGAAAATTGACGTGGCATTTCTTGGCGTGCCGTGCAGCGATGAGTTCGGCAATGCTAACGGTACACACGGTAAATCCTGCTGCGGCTCACTGGGGTATGCGATGGTGGATGCCCATTTTGCCCGAAAAGTGGTGCTGTTAACCGAAGAGCTTGTGCCGTTCCCCAATATGCCTGCCAGCCTGGTGCAGGACCAGGTGGACTTTATCGTACAAGTGGAGAGCGTAGGTGACCCGGCAAAAATCAGCGTTGGTGCGGCGCGTGTCACCAGTAACCCGCGCGAATTGATGATTGCCCGTTATGCGGCAGACGTGATTGAACACTCCGGCTATTTCAAACCGGGCTTCTCCATGCAAACCGGCTCCGGTGCAGCGGCAACGGCCTGCACCCGCTTCATGGAAGAGAAGATGGAACGCAGCGGTGTGAAGGCTCGCTTTGCGCTGGGAGGCATTACCGGGGGGCTGGTCGATCTGCATGAAAAAGGGCTGATTGAAAAACTGCTTGATACTCAGTGTTTTGATGGTCAGGCGGCGGCTTCTCTGGCGCGTAATCCGAATCACGTTGAGATCTCTACCAATGTCTATGCCAACCCAGGCAGTAAGGCTGCGAGCTGCGATCAGCTTGATGTGGTGATCCTGAGTGCGCTGGAAATTGACGTCGATTTTAACGTCAACGTGATTACCGGCTCTGACGGCGTGATGCGCGGCGCATCCGGCGGGCACTGCGACGTCGCTGCGGCCGCCAACCTGACCATCGTGGTCGCGCCTTTACTGCGTAGCCGTATCCCCACCGTCGTGAAGCGTGTCACCACGCGTCTAACGCCGGGGGAGAGCATTGATGTTCTGGTCACTGACCATGGTATAGCGGTGAACCCGGCGCGCCCGGAAATCCGCGAGCGTCTGGTGGATGCGGGGCTGAAAGTTGTCGATATCGATGTGCTGTTTGCGCGAGCGATCTCGCTGACCGGAGAGCCAAAACCGATTGAATTTACCGACAAAATCGTCGGAGTGATCCGCTACCGTGATGGCAGCGTGATTGATACCGTCAGACAAGTGAAGGAATAA
- the citC gene encoding [citrate (pro-3S)-lyase] ligase, translating into MHSQPTIDFRLTEVTKHPERLSQIRYLLADSGLGLDNDITLFVEAWSGTQLVGCAGLAANVIKCVAVDEQLRGVNLSARLLAEVENAALARGHFHLFLCTRPCNKERFARSGFWPIAQSGNNAVLMENTPQGIERYCRSLAAKRKCGAKIGAIVMNANPFTLGHRHLVEQAAGQCDALHLFVVREDASFFPFHARLDMVRAGVAHLSNVTVHEGSQYIISRATFPAYFLKETGKVQQAWSEIDVLVFRDYIAPALGITHRFIGSEPFCDITRQYNQTLHALLSSHIDVVEMPRMKATGNAISASEVRRLLKTQQFSRIREIVPESTFAHLETHYRARAEVA; encoded by the coding sequence ATGCACTCGCAACCCACAATCGATTTTCGTCTTACCGAGGTGACGAAACACCCGGAACGCTTAAGCCAGATCCGCTATCTGCTGGCGGATAGCGGTCTGGGGCTGGACAACGACATCACGCTGTTTGTTGAAGCCTGGTCCGGAACACAGTTGGTGGGTTGCGCAGGGCTGGCGGCTAACGTTATCAAATGTGTGGCGGTGGATGAACAACTTCGCGGTGTGAACTTAAGCGCCCGCCTGTTGGCAGAGGTTGAAAATGCGGCGCTGGCGCGCGGGCATTTTCATCTTTTTCTCTGCACTCGTCCCTGTAACAAAGAGCGGTTTGCCCGCAGTGGTTTCTGGCCAATTGCCCAGAGCGGGAACAACGCCGTACTGATGGAAAACACGCCTCAGGGAATCGAACGTTACTGCCGTTCGCTCGCGGCGAAGCGCAAGTGCGGGGCGAAAATTGGCGCGATTGTCATGAATGCCAATCCCTTCACCCTCGGACACCGTCATCTGGTCGAGCAGGCAGCGGGGCAGTGTGATGCGCTTCATCTGTTTGTCGTTCGCGAAGATGCCTCATTCTTCCCGTTCCATGCGCGTCTGGACATGGTGCGTGCGGGCGTGGCGCATCTGTCGAACGTGACCGTACATGAAGGCTCGCAGTACATCATCTCTCGCGCCACGTTCCCGGCCTATTTTCTGAAAGAAACTGGAAAAGTGCAGCAGGCCTGGAGTGAGATCGACGTACTGGTATTTCGCGATTACATCGCGCCAGCGCTTGGGATCACCCATCGCTTTATCGGCTCGGAGCCGTTTTGCGATATCACCCGTCAGTACAACCAGACGCTACACGCTCTGCTTTCCTCACACATTGACGTGGTGGAAATGCCACGCATGAAGGCGACCGGAAACGCCATTTCGGCGTCGGAAGTGCGCCGTTTACTCAAGACACAGCAGTTTTCCCGGATCCGGGAGATTGTCCCGGAGTCCACTTTCGCACATCTTGAAACGCACTACCGTGCGCGTGCGGAAGTCGCATAA
- a CDS encoding fumarylacetoacetate hydrolase family protein, whose amino-acid sequence MKLASFRYQGKRSYGIVEAEGVIDLGRRMGDRYSDLKALLQGNGLAEATRYLNDAVDVPMSAITFLPVIEQPEKILCVGMNYADKRKEFDQHNPAPTLFVRFPDSQTGHNEPVLKPRHSSEFDYEGELAVIIGKGGENISRDDALRHVAGYSCYMDGSARDWQHTWFTAGKNWRQTGAFGPWMATADEIPDPHQLSIRTWLNGRMVQEDNTSSMIHKVAELIEYISTFTRLSPGDVIITGSPGGVGKKRNPPLFMKEGDRIEVEIEHIGHLSNVIMEAPANTLTAAH is encoded by the coding sequence ATGAAACTCGCAAGTTTTCGTTACCAGGGTAAACGCAGCTACGGCATCGTTGAGGCCGAAGGTGTGATTGATTTAGGCCGCCGCATGGGCGACCGCTACAGCGACCTTAAAGCGCTGTTGCAGGGCAACGGGCTGGCAGAAGCTACCCGTTATCTTAACGATGCAGTTGATGTGCCGATGAGTGCCATCACTTTCTTACCGGTGATTGAGCAGCCAGAGAAAATCCTTTGCGTGGGCATGAACTACGCCGACAAGCGCAAAGAGTTTGACCAGCATAACCCGGCGCCAACGCTGTTTGTTCGTTTCCCGGATTCACAGACGGGTCATAACGAACCGGTATTGAAGCCGCGCCATTCAAGTGAGTTCGACTACGAAGGTGAGCTGGCGGTGATTATCGGTAAAGGCGGCGAGAACATCAGCCGTGATGACGCCCTGCGCCATGTAGCGGGTTACAGCTGCTACATGGATGGCTCAGCCCGCGACTGGCAGCACACCTGGTTCACCGCGGGTAAAAACTGGCGGCAGACCGGCGCGTTTGGTCCGTGGATGGCGACTGCCGATGAGATACCCGACCCGCATCAGCTTTCTATTCGTACCTGGCTGAATGGTCGCATGGTGCAGGAAGACAACACCAGCAGCATGATCCACAAGGTTGCCGAGCTGATTGAATACATCAGCACCTTCACCCGCTTAAGCCCTGGTGATGTGATCATCACAGGCTCCCCTGGCGGCGTGGGTAAAAAGCGTAACCCACCGTTGTTTATGAAAGAGGGCGATCGCATTGAGGTGGAGATCGAGCATATCGGTCATCTGAGCAACGTGATCATGGAAGCGCCAGCGAACACGCTGACGGCAGCGCACTAA
- the citE gene encoding citrate (pro-3S)-lyase subunit beta, which translates to MNKLRRSMLFLPGANAAMLSTAFIYRPDSIMFDLEDAVALREKDTARLLVFHALQHPMYQDIETVVRINPLSTPFGLLDLEAAVRAGVDVIRLPKTDTPDDIFELEGHLERIERECGREVGSTRVMAAIESAIGVINAVAIARSSPRLIGIALAAFDYVMDMQTERGDGTELFYARCAVLHAARAAGIDAFDVVWSDVNDEAGFLREVDLIRKMGFNGKSLINPRQIDLLHNAYAPTQQEVDHAKRVIEAAEEGERNGLGVVSLNGKMVDAPIINHAQMVLERAAASGVRR; encoded by the coding sequence ATGAACAAACTCCGTCGCAGCATGCTGTTTCTGCCCGGCGCAAACGCCGCCATGCTCTCAACAGCCTTTATCTACCGTCCTGACTCCATCATGTTCGACCTTGAAGATGCCGTGGCTCTGCGTGAAAAAGATACCGCCCGCCTGCTGGTCTTCCACGCGTTGCAGCACCCTATGTATCAGGATATCGAAACCGTGGTGCGTATTAATCCGCTGAGCACGCCGTTTGGCTTGCTGGATCTGGAAGCGGCGGTGCGAGCGGGCGTTGACGTGATTCGTTTGCCAAAAACCGATACTCCGGACGATATCTTTGAGCTCGAAGGTCACCTGGAACGCATCGAACGTGAGTGCGGACGCGAAGTGGGGTCCACGCGTGTGATGGCGGCGATCGAATCCGCCATTGGGGTCATTAACGCCGTGGCGATTGCCCGTAGCTCTCCGCGATTGATTGGTATCGCGCTTGCTGCGTTTGACTACGTCATGGACATGCAAACCGAACGTGGCGATGGCACGGAGCTGTTTTATGCCCGCTGTGCCGTGCTGCATGCGGCGCGCGCGGCCGGGATCGATGCCTTTGACGTGGTGTGGTCAGACGTTAATGACGAAGCCGGATTCCTGCGTGAAGTCGATCTGATCCGCAAGATGGGCTTTAACGGCAAATCGCTGATTAACCCGCGCCAGATCGACTTGCTGCACAATGCTTATGCGCCAACCCAGCAGGAAGTGGATCACGCAAAACGGGTGATAGAAGCAGCAGAAGAGGGCGAACGTAACGGCCTGGGCGTGGTATCGCTCAATGGCAAAATGGTCGACGCGCCGATTATTAACCACGCGCAGATGGTGCTGGAACGCGCGGCGGCCTCCGGCGTGCGTCGCTAA
- the citD gene encoding citrate lyase acyl carrier protein: protein MKIVREALAGTQESSDLMVKIAPANGELEIVIHSEVIKQFGEQIRQVVDETLRAMNVHQGLIIVEDKGALDCVIRARLQSAVLRAAEEQSIDWRALK from the coding sequence ATGAAAATTGTAAGGGAGGCGCTGGCCGGAACGCAGGAGTCCAGCGACCTGATGGTGAAAATCGCCCCCGCTAACGGCGAGCTGGAGATTGTCATCCACAGTGAAGTGATTAAGCAGTTTGGCGAGCAGATCCGCCAGGTGGTGGATGAAACATTACGCGCCATGAACGTGCACCAGGGATTAATCATCGTTGAAGATAAAGGCGCGCTGGATTGTGTGATCCGCGCTCGTCTGCAAAGCGCGGTGCTCCGTGCGGCAGAAGAACAGTCGATCGACTGGAGGGCGCTGAAATGA